Below is a window of Gammaproteobacteria bacterium DNA.
GGCGTACCATTGCCGTCCGTCATGCTGCTGCGATTGAAAAAATCGTAGTTATAGAGAGTCTGGCCGAGTGTGAAATTACGCGCGGCGGGACCTGCCGAATAGCTGATGATGCGCGCCTCTTCCTGGGTAACGTTGCCGGGCACCACCCACCCCTCGATGCTGTATTCACCGGTCGCGCCGATCAGGTCTTTCAGCTTGCGGCTGGCAGCAGTCGTGCCCTGAGCCTTGCCGCCTTTCAGCTCGATGCCCCAGCCGCCGACCCACTCGGTATCACCTGACAGCGTCAGGTCTATCGCCGGATCCACGCCGCTGGTATCGAAGGCAGTTGTGCCACTGCCGGTCTTGAACTCATACAAGGCGACCACGTTGGCCTCAAAACGGTTGCCACCGGCTGCAACAATGCCGTCCGGCAGGCGCAACGCCTTGCTGGTAACCAGCTCGGGATCGACCTCGGTTTCGGGGATACCCAGCGCCATGGTGTCGATCGCATCCTGCACGTCACCGGCATCGGCCGCGCAGTCGCTCCAGCAGTTGTGGAACTCGTCGCGCAGCCGCACTACCAGGCGCGAATCCATCGTGACATCCAGGTCGATCTTCGACTGCACAGCCGCATAGGCCGTGGCCAGGTCTTCATCGGCAAAATACGGCGACTGCGCCATCGGCACTGCCGAGGAATGACACTCGGAACAATAAGTCTGCAACATTGGATGCAGCTCAGCGGCAAACAGCGCCGGGCTTGCGGGAAAGTTCTTGCTGACGCCTACTTCGCGGATGACCGGCGCTTCAAACTCGATTTCGCGCACGCCGCCGACCGCCTGCTCGCCGGCCCAGGCAGAAATCCACGTTGTGAGGATATCGACGCAGGCCTGGTCACTGGCAAGCCAGCAGTGATGACCTTCGCTGACCTTTGCCACCATCTGGGAATCCCCCGGCGACGCCAGGTTCACCACGGTGTTGGCATCCTGGTAGGCCATGTTGACATCGTCCAGGCGGGCAAATTCGGGTGACTGACCGCCGGCAACGTGGCACTGGCTGCAGCGCTCATCAACGCGCACGTTGTCCCAGACGTTGATCTTGAAAGACTGCACGTCGCTGGTGGCCGGTGGCGGCCCGGTGTATTCGCTGGACGGCGGCGGCGCGCTCGGCGGCAGCTCTTCCGTCGCCGCACCGCCCTTGCAACCGGCAATCGCAGCGATGCAGGAAAGTATAATAACGAGTTGCAGGTTTCGCATGTTCAATCAGTCACCCATGCAGTACACAGCGGCTTCGGCAAATGCCTGCTTCATACGAAAACCGCCCGTCTTCAATGAATCGACCATGGCGGCGACCTGGCTGCGGTCGGCATCGTTCGATGGCGGCCGCAGGCAGACGGATTCGAACACCTTGCCGGCCTGGCACTGGGCAAAGGCATCGGATGCGGCAAGTTCAGCACCCATCGACGCGGCGCCGGTGCCGGAGCCCGGCAACGTGTCTGACCAGCCCAGGTTGGCGTTGCGCCCTTCACGCCAGTAGTTATCCCAGCGATTGTTTTCCGTGACAAAACCGAACGGGAAGTTTTCGGCATTGATGAAATACTTCGGCTGCACCTGGCCGGCGGTGTAGACGATGCGGCCGGCAGTGGTGTCAAAGTCGTAATAGGCAAATGCCTGTGCCAGCGGGTCCATCCCGGTATGGCAGGCGACGCAGTTGTTCATGAATATGCGGCTGTCACCGCCCGGGCTGCGGGTGACATCCTGGCGGATGCGGTCCGGCGAGCGGCTGGCATCCTTGAGCTGCTCGAGATCGCGGCACAGGTGATTGACCAGCGTGAAGCGCAGCATGGCGCGATTGGTGCCGGCGACGAAAAATGCCTCGGCGGCGGCGCGCGTGCTCATCACGCCGGCAACTGCAGCTGCCGGCAGGTCGGTACGGTCGGTTTGGG
It encodes the following:
- a CDS encoding LamG domain-containing protein; protein product: MRNLQLVIILSCIAAIAGCKGGAATEELPPSAPPPSSEYTGPPPATSDVQSFKINVWDNVRVDERCSQCHVAGGQSPEFARLDDVNMAYQDANTVVNLASPGDSQMVAKVSEGHHCWLASDQACVDILTTWISAWAGEQAVGGVREIEFEAPVIREVGVSKNFPASPALFAAELHPMLQTYCSECHSSAVPMAQSPYFADEDLATAYAAVQSKIDLDVTMDSRLVVRLRDEFHNCWSDCAADAGDVQDAIDTMALGIPETEVDPELVTSKALRLPDGIVAAGGNRFEANVVALYEFKTGSGTTAFDTSGVDPAIDLTLSGDTEWVGGWGIELKGGKAQGTTAASRKLKDLIGATGEYSIEGWVVPGNVTQEEARIISYSAGPAARNFTLGQTLYNYDFFNRSSMTDGNGTPALSTADADEDLQATLQHVVVNFDPVNGRSIFVNGEPTGDFEAEGGSIADWDDTFALVLGNEVSGDGAWLGTLRMVAIHNRLLTPAQVRQNFDVGVGEKFYLLFSVSDLVGLPDSYIYFEVSQFDSYAYLFTQPTFISLDETVVPDAIAIEGMRIGVNGAEAEVGQVWSRMATSLSAAQYNEAGQQLSPQGTIIAVKKGADNDEFFLTFDRIGSNLYARTPPAVIPPPVSDEVIESPDIGIRTFAEINATLAAVTGVSAQHADVVTTYDAVKQQLPQKEAIDGFVAAHQVGVAQMAIEYCNALIDDVPLRDGIFPAFDFSQPAADAYDTALERDAFIDPLLGRLAALNLVTQPLPADTRAELAALAGRLTACGASCPAGRTEVVAKGLCAAVTGSAVMLVQ